From a region of the Salmo trutta chromosome 10, fSalTru1.1, whole genome shotgun sequence genome:
- the LOC115201080 gene encoding gamma-crystallin M2-like, translating to MGKIIFYEDKNFQGRHYECSSDCAEMHNHFSRCNSIKVESGCWVAYEKPNYTGYQYMLNKGEYPDYQRWAGFNDCIRSCRMVPPYHGNYRMKIYERSDFGGQNMEVMEDCPDLHERFHSRDISSANVMEGYWILHEHPHYRGRQYFLRPGEYRRHSEWGSSSPTIGSLRRVTETP from the exons ATAATCTTCTACGAGGATAAGAACTTCCAGGGCCGGCACTATGAGTGCAGCAGCGACTGTGCTGAGATGCACAACCACTTCAGCCGCTGTAACTCCATAAAGGTGGAAAGTGGCTGTTGGGTGGCCTACGAGAAGCCCAACTACACTGGCTACCAATACATGCTGAACAAGGGCGAGTACCCCGACTACCAGCGATGGGCTGGCTTCAACGACTGCATCCGCTCCTGCCGTATGGTGCCCCCT TATCATGGAAACTACAGGATGAAGATCTACGAGCGCTCTGACTTCGGGGGTCAGAACATGGAGGTGATGGAGGACTGCCCCGACCTTCACGAGCGCTTCCACAGCCGAGACATCTCCTCCGCCAACGTCATGGAGGGTTACTGGATCCTCCACGAACACCCCCACTACAGGGGTCGTCAGTACTTCCTTCGTCCTGGCGAGTACAGGAGGCACAGCGAGTGGGGAAGCTCCAGCCCCACCATCGGCTCCCTGAGACGGGTCACCGAGACCCCCTGA